One SAR324 cluster bacterium genomic window, ATCCCCCATGGAACCCTCAAGCACAATGAAGGTCTCATCCGTGTTGGTATGCTGGTGCCATGTGAGCTCACCTTTGATCTTCACCAGTTTGAACTGGTAGTCATTCATTTCAGCAATCACTTTTGGAGACCAGTGATCTGAAAAGAGTTCCAGCTTGTTTTGGAAGTTGATGGGCTGGCTCATGCTCACTCTCTACAACTTATGGATAACATGTCGCACTACTCCCCAGATCTGGAAATCATCATCTACTGAAATGGGAATGCTCGGGTAGTCTGAATTCTCAGGCTGTAGCTCAAAACACTCCCGAGTCTGCACCAGACGCTTCAGTGTGAACTCTCCATTGAGAGAAGCAATAACTGCTTTACCATTGGGCTTTTTCTTAGAGCGGTCGACGATCAGCAAATCCTGATCAAAGATGCCTGCGCCAGTCATCGAGTCCCCATTAGCACGGACAAAGAAGACGTTGTTGGGATCTGGAATCAGGTACTGATGTAGGTTGAGATAACCGTCGTAGTAATCCTGAGCAGGGCTTGGAAAGCCTGCAGAAACCATTGATTCAAATAAGGGACGCTGGTACTGATCTGCTAGTGGTACTTGAACTGGAAGAACAAACGCGAATGGTAACAGATTCATAATGATGAATGTTTATTAAATTGCATAGAATTTAAAATTTTGCTAAAATAGCAAATTAAATTGTTATTTATGTCGAAAAACGTTTAGCAAGAGAAAATTATGTTATTACCAGAGCATTACACAGTTTCACAGAAAAACAGCCCTTTGATGAGTTACTGTAAAAGGGAGTTCAAAAATGAATGGGAAACAGTTTACTATGAGTTACATAA contains:
- the umuD gene encoding translesion error-prone DNA polymerase V autoproteolytic subunit → MNLLPFAFVLPVQVPLADQYQRPLFESMVSAGFPSPAQDYYDGYLNLHQYLIPDPNNVFFVRANGDSMTGAGIFDQDLLIVDRSKKKPNGKAVIASLNGEFTLKRLVQTRECFELQPENSDYPSIPISVDDDFQIWGVVRHVIHKL